Within bacterium, the genomic segment CCTCCTTGCGAAGCCACAGCCACAGTTGGGCGGCGGCTTCGGCCAGGTTATGGTCTTCACTGTGTGCAATATCCTCATCCTCCCCTGGCGGTGGTGGAGTCATCGCCGAGGAGAGCAGCGTACAACTCGTTAGGCCCGTCATCGGACGAATCCAGCCGCAGGACGAATTCTTCCTTTCGGTCCACGAGTGCCTGCTTGATGCGACCCCATATCTCCGCGAAGGTCGGGGCGGGGATGCTATGGTGCATCGGATGATGCCGAGGGACCACAATCCAAGCGCCAGCATCCTTGGTATCCCAGTCGGTCTCAACCCACAACCAAACGAAGTAGGTATCTATGACAGGGGAAATCGGCTCGCCGGTCCCCTTGTCCACTGTCAAGCCGTGGGCCAGTAACTCGCCGCAGGTCTCACGACAAGGGACAAGTAGTTGGGTGTTCATGGCCCCTCCTCCATCGCGGCGATCTTGGCAAGGGCGGATCTGGCGGTGGGATAATCCCTAATGTCCAGCAGTTCGGCGACGGATACCAGTTCCGGCGCAGGGCAGGCTTGGCAATGCTCGACAAACTTCTCGCCAGCACCCGGTAGGCGACATGACCGCGTAACAATTTCCCGCCCCCTGTCGTCTGTGATGACCGCGTAACGATTAGGGCCTCCTGCCAGCGGACAGGGTGGCCACTGAATCTGCTGGGTCATGGCTTTGCCTCCTCCCCCTCCATTTTGAGGGGCTTGGCGCAGTAAGGACAGAAACGGAAATCCCTTACGACCCAAGTCTCAATCCCCATCCTTCTTCCGCATAGTGATACCCAGATAGGCGGAAGCCAGGCTTTATCCTGCATCCAGATGCACTCTGTCGGCTCTTGATTCATCCCTTCCCCTCCTCTTCCCCCACCATCTCCAGGATCGCTTTGGCGAAACGGCGGGCCTGGCGTAATGTAACGAATACACTTTTGCCATGTCCCGGCCGGTCGCAGACTTCCATATAAATGTGCCGAGTACTGTTCTTGTCGCGGTGGGCATAAACTTCGCCCTGATATGGAGTTTGAACTCTCACCGACCGCCTCATCCCTTCTCCTCCTCCGGCTGCTTCGCAATCTCTCTGGACTCTAGGTATGAAGGGACACGAGGCAGACCCCTCGCAAACGAAGCAACATTCTCCATCATCTGCCCAGGGTTCACCCCCGCATTCGGGACAAGTGATACCGCCAGACCATAACTCCCTTTGATACTCAGCGAGGAGGCGGCGCTGCCTAGCGATGATTCTCCGGTAGTGAAATAGGTCAAGGGTAGTGCCCACTATGAAACCGACCACTAGCGCGGTCAATACAACCGTTGCGGCTCTTATCAATTCACCCATCATCACTTCACCTCCTCCGGCTTCCATATCCCATTCTCGGCCAGCCAGATGGCTAGGTCGCAGAGAGACTGGACGGTAGATATACTAGACATACCTTTCAACACATCGAACCTATCATTGTACCGCTGATATTGAGCCATGTCCCTAACCGCGAGCAGCCAGTATAGTCGCCCCTTCTCCTCTATCGTCACCGGCAATATCCCCAACCACTCATCGGTTGTCGGGGCGGGAAAAAAGTCTTCCCCCTCAATGGTATCATCCATCAGTTGTTCGGCGCGATAAAGTGCGCCCATATCCGCATATGTGCCATAGACGAAATACGTCTTCATCCCCCTGGTGATCCCCAAGTCATACGCCTGCTTGCAGGACAGGATATCAGCGACCAGTTCCTTAGCCTCCATGAGCCACCTCCTCCCCCGCCCCGAATGTTATCTCACCACAGCGCAGCGGCCGTATCTCTGCCAACACCTCGGCCACCCGGTTGAGGATTCGGAGCAGCCGGTCACACCCATCCTGCAACTGCCTTGCTATCTCCTCAGCGTTCATTTGCGATTCCTCGCATCCCTAGCAGTTGTTTCGATGTCGCTAAAGATGTCTTTTAGGTCGTCAATCTTCAACTCCAGAGTCTCGATGGTGGCGACCTTCTCCATCAGTTCCTCTGTCAACTTGGCAATACGCTCCTCGGCTGCCTCCAACTCTTCCTCAATCGTCATCTCCCTCCTCCTCTCCTCACCCCGCAGGCTTGCGGCTGGTGGTGGGCTTCGGAAATGGGTATAGGTCTGACCCAGGCTCGACTGGCCCTATCTCCCCGTCAACCCATACCAACTGCCCCTCGATGATCTTGCCGCGCTTCCCCGGTCGCTTGATTTGCGTTGGTGTCAATTCTCCGAGCATCCGTTTTCCCCAGCCCCGACTATGATCGAGTTTCCAGACAGCCCCATTGAGGTCAACCATGATGTCGCCCGGCATGGCGTCTTCGTTATGTTCGTTGTATGGCCACACCCCTCCCGTGCGTTTAGTCATTTCACCTCCACCCCTACCCTCCTACTGCCGAAGGACAACGCCCTCCGGTGCTACACTCCTGCCAGTTCCAGTTTCCCCTGCGCCCGCGAGCGGGCAACTAGAAGCAGCAGGACATTGGCGTACGACTTATGCTCCGTTGTTTCGGGCGGCTTTACTACCAATATCGGCTTACCGAGCGCAACTGCCATACCCAGGTCGAAAACCTGCCCCTGCGTTTCTCTCCACTGAAGGACGCACACTATATCCGCATCGCGTATCGCCTCGCACTCCGACTCTACAATCGCTAATCCTGTTGGGTCTTCTTGGGGTGCATCTTCGGGTGGCCAATACACCGCATGGCCATCAACCCTCAACCGACCCACAACTCGTTTCTGCTCAACTATGTCTTCCGCGTTCGCCTTTCTAACCGGACAAATGATGTATATTCTCATCCCGTCTCCCCCTTGCACATCGCCTTGATCGCCGGCGGCCTACACCATAAGCGGTGAAACTGTCGCCACTTCTTTGACGGTTCGGGCATACCATCTGCTCGGAATAGCATAGAGAAGGGCATAGCCCCAATTTCAAACACCCAACGAAGCCGCCTCTCTGCCCTTTCCATCGTGTCATCCTGATAGCCCACTAGGACATAGCAGGAAATCTGTTGGCGGGTCAGTCCCGCTCGCCGCAGATGGCCGACCGCTGTTTCGACTGCGTTCTGCGCCCCTACCCGGTCAAATGCCAGCCACAGATTCTCTACCTTCACCGATTGGAGTAGAGAAACAACCTTCGGCGTAACTCGCGCCGCTTCTAACCCACCGCTGAACCTTGCCCGATGCTTCTGCTGCCCCAGCATTGCGAACACCGCCTCCATGTGTCGGTCTGAACACGCCAGCAGGTTATTGTCTAGCACATCGAACCCCTCGGTGATTGGCAACTCGCGTAGTTTCCCCTCTCGCTTCGGCACGAAGCAGAATCCACAGGCATTGGGGCAGCCGCGACTGGTGATGACATATCCCGGTTTGAGGAACAGGCCAGGAGTGAACTCGCCGCCGGGATCATTGTAGGCCGGGCCACCAATCTCTGTCGGGTAGTAGGCTCCCCACTCCCGCGCTAATCTCTCAGCCTCCGGCTTATCCCAAGTGAAGGTGCAGGATACCATCACCTTGTCCGCCTCCGGTCGGAAGAGAGGCGGATCGCCCACAAAGGCCATTGCGTCTATCGGTGTCGCCTTTGTCCGGCGCGGAAACACTCGGATGATCCTGTCAGTCATTTCACCTCCACCTTTACCCGCTTACTGCCAAACCGCCTTGCCCGCTCATGGGCCTTACCGAATCCTCTCTCCCCCGCCATCCTCGGCATTGCCATGTCCAGGTGATTCGGCCCGTGGCTTATCACCACATGGCTTGACCGCGAACCGTCCGGCCAGGTCAGGACTAGCCGTGTCCCCGGTCGGTACAGTCTCGTGGCGATCCCACGAGAAGGCAGGTTGCGCCAGGGCCGGGAGTAGCGGCCACAACAGCGAGGGCAGGGACAGAAGGCGGTCACTTTGACCCGGAGAAGTACAACAGCATCGCGCTCAGTAGCAGTACGAATCCGTAGAACAGGAGTTCGCCTTTCCAGTCGTCCATTTCCCCCTCCCTTCATCTGTCCGCTTTGGGGACAGATGGCGGTCAATTTGACAAGACGCTGCCCGCGAAAGCAGTTATCATGCCCGCGAACAACGAGGCGTAACCGCAGACTACCAAGGGGGTAGGGGCGTGGAGTGCTAACCCTACCTCTACGGCTATCAGCGACATTACACTGAGCGCTAGTCCCACTCGCCAGAGATTGAGTTTCACCCCCTCCTCCTTTCATCTGGCCGCTTTGGGGCCGGGAATCGTTGCCACGTACTAGTCGCGACCCAACTATCCCGGCCCCTCCACGGCTTTCCTGGCCCACCCTTGCCCTAAGCCCATTGCTGGGCGACGCCACGGGGGCGACTTTCAAGCAGGGCAGGCCAACTATCAGGCAAGCAAGGGCGACCGTCTGCACCGGAACCGACCATCGCCAGAGAGCGCGTCGCGCAACACAGCCCGGTTCTCCTCGGACTTGCTTGCCAATGCCAATCATCACCCCCAGCAGTAGGGCCAGGGGAAGTCTAGTCGTCATCACCTATCCTCCGGCATCCAGCAGAGCCACCAGAAGCAGGCCCGCAGGAACTCTCCCCACCAGTCACGCTTAGGTATCATCGCTCCGCCACCTCCGTTTTACGAAAGTCCCACATGATCGCCCGGGCCGGACGATTGCCGGTTAGGCGGGTGAATCTGTTTTTGTCCTTTACCGCCCGCAGGTATTCTTGACCATTCCCCTCCCAGCCGAGGTCGCGCATGGCCTCCCACCAGGTATCGCCCTGATGGAGGGTGACGGCGACCTGCCGGCCATCCGCGGGCTCAGGCCGGTCCGGTATCATCCGGGCGCCCAGGAACATCAGCGCCCCGACTAACAGGCAGCAAATCAAGCAGCAAATCTCATTGTAGGTGGTGTGTCTGGTCATCATCTGTCCATTGCCCATTGCCCAATCCCCCTTCGCCAGTTCTGGATGTTGGCTACTCCTTCTCACAGCAACCCTTGCCCGGAGCCAACTCAATGGCGACGATTGCCCGCGCCAAGCGGAGCAGTTGCGACCATCCCTTTTTCTCGCAATCCTCGCGGGTCTGTGGCGCTTCATGCTTTTCTGACGAACCGACCAGCACCATATCGCAGTACCAGTCAGTCCCGTGGCAGTAGATGTCGGCGTGCAATCCCGCCGAACCCACCGACCTAATCTGATTTAGTCTCTCAATCTTCTGTCCTGGGGTCATCCTCACACCTCCACCAGCACGCCCTGGTGCTGCTCGTCGAAGACAGGTTCCGGCTCCAGCGGCAAATCGGCCTGCTTCTGTTCATCGGCCAGGACTTCCCGGTACACTTGGCGGACGGCCCGCATCCGGCGCCACAACTCCTTGAATCGCTCGCGCAATGCTTCGTGATACTGGCCCAACTCCTCAGCCGTCGCCGCCCGGAAGTAGCCCTGCGACCCCGAGCAGTACGGCCGGTGCAGGTCTTTGATCAGGCTGTCCACCGACTCGAAGACGGCGAAGCAGGTTGCATGGTTGGCCCGATCAAAGACCAGACTTGCGATCTGCCGGGTCGTGATCGCGTTCTTCCCGCCGATGTGCCGGCTCAGGATTCGGTCAACCTGATCTCGGGTGGCTTCGTCAATCACGCTTCACGCTCCACGCCCTTGTCCGCCGTAGCCGCCTGCTCCGCCGAAGTAGCATCGGCTACGAAGGCTGGATCGGCGGAGGCGGATTCTCGCTTCTCACACACCCACCCCGGCGGCTTGGTCTGTCTGACCTCCAGGGGTGTGACCTGGTGCCCGTTTTCCTCCGGGCAAGGCCGCTTGGCGAATGCGTCACGCAAGAGTTGGTGATCGCTAATCGGTAGCGTTCCCTGCCTCCACCCACACCTCCGGCAATTCTTCGCAAAGGCGAGTTGGCTCATTTGATCGCCTCCCTCTCCGTGCATTCCCA encodes:
- a CDS encoding nucleoside 2-deoxyribosyltransferase is translated as MRIYIICPVRKANAEDIVEQKRVVGRLRVDGHAVYWPPEDAPQEDPTGLAIVESECEAIRDADIVCVLQWRETQGQVFDLGMAVALGKPILVVKPPETTEHKSYANVLLLLVARSRAQGKLELAGV